A window of Pirellula sp. SH-Sr6A contains these coding sequences:
- a CDS encoding NADH-quinone oxidoreductase subunit J → MLNELNLLETFEQSQMLFANFLAQSDALSEIASDATDAISPSAWNWGMLIPVFLGAVGYLLIQEGLVRSKSLVAAGLAAWTVSAGIAAAWMPVSLDSYILYAFCALATGGGVAFLTARQPVHAALGFTTAVLSTAGVLFMQSALFIAAATMIVYAGATIIIFLFVLMFAQQSDLRSYDLNLTNPYLATSIGVVMLVAVLVCVLEPGAIPARRFDTSRPYSAATFGAAEGSMPMTEAAGTPRSNDNFAIAIPDSTAELGRSLYTDYLAAVELAGAVLLVATIGAIALATRPAPEVNG, encoded by the coding sequence GTGCTTAACGAGCTCAACCTGTTAGAGACCTTCGAGCAGAGCCAAATGCTTTTTGCCAACTTCCTGGCACAAAGCGATGCGTTGTCCGAGATCGCCTCGGACGCCACCGATGCGATTTCGCCATCGGCATGGAACTGGGGAATGCTTATCCCCGTGTTCTTGGGAGCCGTCGGCTATCTATTGATTCAGGAAGGGTTGGTTCGGTCCAAGAGTTTGGTAGCGGCGGGGCTAGCTGCGTGGACCGTTTCCGCGGGAATCGCGGCAGCCTGGATGCCAGTCTCCTTAGATAGTTACATTCTCTATGCGTTCTGCGCCCTCGCGACAGGAGGAGGCGTGGCATTCCTCACCGCGCGTCAACCGGTCCATGCGGCTCTTGGGTTCACCACCGCGGTTCTTTCCACGGCGGGCGTTTTGTTCATGCAGTCGGCTTTGTTCATCGCCGCGGCAACCATGATCGTTTACGCGGGTGCGACCATCATCATCTTTTTGTTTGTGTTGATGTTTGCACAGCAATCCGATCTGCGTTCCTACGATCTCAATCTGACCAATCCCTATTTGGCGACATCGATCGGCGTCGTCATGTTGGTGGCCGTTCTCGTGTGTGTACTCGAACCGGGGGCTATCCCAGCACGACGGTTCGACACTTCGCGGCCTTACAGCGCGGCGACATTTGGTGCAGCGGAGGGCAGTATGCCGATGACTGAAGCGGCTGGAACGCCCCGTTCGAACGATAACTTTGCGATAGCGATTCCGGATTCGACGGCGGAACTCGGTCGATCGCTCTACACAGATTACTTGGCTGCGGTGGAACTTGCCGGAGCTGTTCTATTGGTTGCGACCATCGGTGCCATCGCCTTGGCGACCAGACCTGCCCCGGAGGTGAATGGATGA
- the nuoF gene encoding NADH-quinone oxidoreductase subunit NuoF has translation MSNTEFKPVLLGRIGRPNSQSLESYRADGGYQALAKALSMPNTDVIEVVKASGLRGRGGAGFPTGLKWTFLPKDVNGPIYLCINGDESEPGTFNNRVLIEEDPHQVLEGIVISSFATRATTAYFYLRYEYGRCYRVLKQAIDEMYANNLLGKNILGSNYSLDIHLHRGACAYICGEETGLIESLEGKRAWPRIKPPFPAIEGAFRRPTVVNNVETMACIPHILQHGPEWFMSMGIPKDPNNPRDAGSYGPKLYCISGHVNKPGLVELPMGISARDLIDQHAGGVWKGRKAKAVVPGGISMGFMTEKELDTPLDFSGPGRVGCLGLGTAAVIVIDDQTSMVDVLYNACRFFAHESCGQCTPCREGTAWSTKILERIRAGHGKLSDIDLLLEISSSIGTIPGSTICGLADGAAWPIKTAIHKFRPEFEEYITSGRKSESRLMASAH, from the coding sequence ATGAGCAACACGGAATTCAAACCCGTTCTGCTGGGAAGAATCGGGCGGCCGAACAGCCAGTCGCTGGAGTCATATCGCGCCGATGGCGGTTACCAAGCGTTGGCAAAAGCTTTGTCGATGCCGAATACCGATGTGATCGAGGTCGTGAAGGCATCGGGGCTCCGGGGACGCGGGGGGGCAGGCTTTCCGACGGGGCTCAAGTGGACGTTTTTGCCCAAGGACGTCAACGGACCCATTTATCTCTGCATCAACGGGGATGAGAGCGAGCCTGGAACTTTCAACAATCGCGTATTGATTGAAGAGGATCCGCATCAAGTCCTCGAAGGCATCGTGATCAGCAGTTTCGCTACCCGCGCAACCACAGCGTACTTTTATCTTCGCTACGAATACGGTCGTTGCTATCGTGTTTTGAAACAAGCGATCGATGAGATGTATGCCAACAATCTCCTTGGCAAAAACATCCTCGGATCCAACTACAGCCTGGACATACACTTGCACCGAGGTGCTTGCGCCTACATCTGTGGAGAAGAGACCGGTTTGATCGAAAGTCTCGAAGGCAAACGAGCTTGGCCGCGTATCAAGCCACCGTTTCCTGCGATCGAAGGGGCATTTCGACGTCCGACCGTTGTCAACAATGTTGAGACGATGGCGTGCATTCCGCATATTCTGCAGCACGGGCCGGAGTGGTTTATGTCGATGGGCATCCCAAAGGATCCGAACAATCCTCGGGATGCAGGATCGTATGGTCCCAAGCTTTATTGCATCAGCGGGCATGTTAACAAGCCTGGGCTGGTCGAGCTCCCCATGGGGATCTCTGCTCGCGACTTGATCGACCAACATGCCGGAGGCGTTTGGAAGGGTCGAAAAGCGAAAGCCGTGGTTCCTGGCGGGATCAGCATGGGCTTTATGACCGAGAAAGAACTCGACACTCCGCTCGACTTCAGTGGTCCAGGTCGAGTCGGATGTTTGGGTCTTGGGACAGCTGCCGTCATTGTCATCGACGATCAGACCAGCATGGTGGATGTTCTTTACAATGCTTGCCGATTTTTCGCGCACGAGTCCTGCGGCCAATGCACGCCGTGCCGCGAAGGAACCGCTTGGTCGACCAAGATTCTCGAGCGCATCCGCGCAGGGCACGGGAAGCTGAGCGACATCGATTTGTTGCTGGAGATTTCGTCGTCGATCGGAACGATTCCAGGCTCGACCATCTGCGGATTGGCAGACGGGGCTGCTTGGCCTATCAAAACAGCGATCCATAAATTCCGCCCCGAGTTTGAAGAGTACATCACCAGCGGTCGCAAGAGCGAAAGCCGGCTGATGGCGAGTGCTCATTAA
- the nuoL gene encoding NADH-quinone oxidoreductase subunit L, whose amino-acid sequence MPSTLAWIVPLSPLVGCIVCVFLAMRGDKKIAHIPAVLSLLLAAIASVALVVQQGQGELGTATYNGYQYLEIGSLKLDIALKVDTLCLTLLCVVTCISTLIAFYSRDYMHGDGGYARFFAVFCAFVFCMTMLVLSHNLLMMYAFWEGVGTCSYLLIGFWYRRPSAARAATKAFLVNRIADCGFLFGILLLGYAIGQLPGEASSGTFARLNFDNIFNVLPDLASRYPDLLVWIGLLLMIGAIGKSAQFPFHVWLPDAMEGPTPVSALIHAATMVTAGVYLMARLSPLMEYTPWVLSIVGWLGGITALIAAIMALFQDDLKRVLAYSTVSQLGYLFMALSVGAIKDLMTLAVTAAMFHLVTHAFFKALLFLAAGNVMHSMGDVIDMNKFGGLKRIMPKTHILFAIGAAALAGLFPLAGFFSKDGILAILYDASSDGEYGFQFKVLLVIGFVTALMTAIYTAKAYFRTFHGKEVVPEEAGHHAHESTGVMLAPMAILAVGAVVAGVALGPTQYLSKYIEKTPGLHGHEHHEALWLMLLSGAIGIVGVVIGAMLAKRHPGGTEVAPSPLATAGQNRLYIDWAYRQFIVMPLEFFSGVLSWLDENLVDALVMKIAEAPRIVGLAGQRYQNGRVPAYTFMTAVGVAALAIWIISR is encoded by the coding sequence ATGCCTAGTACACTTGCCTGGATCGTTCCGCTCTCACCGTTGGTTGGCTGCATCGTTTGCGTTTTCCTCGCCATGCGAGGGGACAAGAAAATCGCGCATATTCCTGCTGTGCTTTCCCTACTCCTTGCGGCTATCGCGAGCGTCGCCCTGGTCGTTCAGCAAGGCCAAGGGGAATTGGGAACAGCAACGTACAACGGCTATCAGTATCTGGAGATCGGCAGTCTCAAACTCGACATTGCCCTCAAGGTCGACACTCTCTGCCTAACACTCCTTTGCGTGGTTACTTGTATCTCCACTTTGATCGCGTTCTATTCGCGAGACTACATGCACGGAGATGGCGGGTATGCGCGGTTCTTCGCCGTCTTCTGCGCCTTCGTCTTCTGCATGACGATGCTCGTACTTTCCCACAATCTCTTGATGATGTACGCGTTTTGGGAAGGCGTCGGAACCTGTTCGTATTTGCTCATCGGTTTTTGGTACAGGCGACCGAGCGCTGCGAGAGCGGCCACGAAGGCATTCTTGGTCAACCGGATCGCCGATTGTGGGTTCCTCTTCGGAATCTTGCTACTGGGCTATGCCATTGGACAATTACCAGGTGAAGCGTCGAGTGGTACCTTCGCTCGACTCAACTTCGACAACATTTTCAACGTCCTTCCCGACTTGGCATCTCGGTATCCCGATTTGCTGGTGTGGATCGGGTTGTTGTTGATGATCGGCGCGATCGGGAAGTCCGCTCAGTTCCCCTTCCACGTGTGGTTGCCTGATGCAATGGAAGGCCCCACTCCAGTCTCCGCATTGATCCACGCTGCGACGATGGTCACGGCTGGCGTGTATTTGATGGCCCGACTTTCCCCGCTCATGGAATACACTCCTTGGGTTCTTTCGATCGTCGGTTGGTTAGGGGGCATCACCGCTCTGATCGCGGCCATCATGGCACTGTTCCAAGACGATTTGAAGCGAGTCCTTGCCTACTCGACCGTCAGTCAGCTCGGGTACCTATTCATGGCGCTCTCGGTGGGTGCGATCAAAGACCTCATGACATTGGCCGTCACGGCAGCCATGTTCCACCTCGTGACCCACGCCTTCTTCAAAGCATTGCTCTTCTTGGCTGCCGGAAACGTCATGCACTCCATGGGTGACGTGATCGATATGAACAAGTTCGGTGGACTGAAGCGAATCATGCCGAAGACCCACATACTGTTCGCAATCGGAGCCGCTGCCCTGGCGGGCTTGTTTCCTCTCGCTGGTTTCTTCAGCAAGGACGGAATCCTGGCGATCCTTTACGATGCCAGCTCCGATGGCGAGTATGGATTCCAGTTCAAGGTCTTGTTGGTGATCGGTTTCGTAACCGCTTTGATGACTGCGATTTACACTGCCAAGGCTTACTTCCGAACGTTCCATGGAAAGGAAGTGGTTCCGGAGGAAGCGGGGCATCATGCTCATGAGTCAACGGGAGTGATGTTGGCACCGATGGCGATTCTCGCCGTTGGAGCCGTTGTCGCGGGTGTTGCCTTAGGACCTACGCAGTACTTGTCGAAGTACATTGAAAAGACACCCGGTCTCCATGGACACGAACACCATGAAGCGCTTTGGCTCATGTTGCTGTCGGGGGCGATCGGAATTGTCGGAGTGGTGATCGGCGCGATGCTCGCAAAACGCCATCCAGGAGGGACCGAGGTGGCACCTTCCCCGCTAGCGACCGCAGGTCAGAACCGACTTTATATCGATTGGGCGTATCGCCAATTCATCGTGATGCCGCTGGAGTTCTTCTCCGGAGTCTTGTCGTGGCTCGACGAAAATTTGGTCGACGCACTCGTCATGAAGATCGCCGAGGCACCTCGCATCGTCGGTTTGGCGGGTCAAAGGTATCAAAATGGGCGGGTCCCCGCGTATACCTTCATGACGGCAGTCGGTGTTGCAGCGTTGGCGATCTGGATTATCTCACGTTAG
- a CDS encoding molybdopterin-dependent oxidoreductase — protein MPKVIVNDIEVDADPKDNCILAARKAGVEIPHYCWHEALSVVASCRMCLVEVGEKKPDGTVAMGPKLVPGCQTPIKEGTVIKTNTPKVKTSQQMTLELLLLNHPLDCSICDQAGECYLQDYTYKYGKAHSRLDEPKLQREDKYHIGEQIALFTDRCVMCTRCVRFTREVAGTAELQVVARGSHEEIDVFPETPCNNKLAGNVVDLCPVGALCSKDFLYKKRVWWLKHADGICTGCSTGCSVHIDQNEDKVYRLRPRENPLAQGHFMCDEGRFGFKYIHDERRILAPKVSKANAGAANGSSVASSTAFGGAGTQFADPWKDVLATTRSKIKEAIKTDARGFVAVLSPFMTVEEAYLLASYLKQLDARVRLVMGPVPMIGSDDMYPKGPKGEAPEAGKVKFTIRAEKCPNRLGVEAILRHFEGEVISVAQVAAKADATAWYFVGGYQHGWVTESIDRGVGSPSLLIVQDLFPSPLSERADIVLPSGSFAEREGTYVNHSGLAQAVHAAIRSPGDARADSRILMELTERTGLFHATTLRKEIGKAIRTLSALSAGDLGEHGVKMGVAAKEAVMA, from the coding sequence GTGCCAAAGGTCATCGTTAACGATATCGAAGTCGACGCAGATCCCAAGGACAATTGCATCCTCGCAGCGCGCAAAGCGGGTGTCGAAATCCCCCACTACTGCTGGCACGAGGCATTGTCGGTAGTGGCTTCTTGCCGAATGTGTTTGGTGGAAGTCGGCGAAAAGAAGCCGGACGGTACCGTCGCGATGGGTCCCAAATTGGTCCCGGGTTGCCAAACGCCCATCAAAGAAGGAACGGTAATCAAAACCAATACACCCAAAGTCAAAACCTCGCAACAAATGACTTTGGAGCTCCTTCTCCTCAATCACCCTCTCGATTGCTCCATCTGTGATCAAGCGGGAGAGTGCTACCTCCAGGACTACACGTACAAGTACGGCAAAGCACACTCCCGGTTGGATGAACCCAAACTGCAACGGGAAGACAAGTATCACATCGGTGAACAAATCGCTTTGTTCACCGATCGCTGCGTCATGTGCACGCGATGTGTACGTTTTACTCGCGAAGTGGCAGGAACAGCGGAACTACAAGTCGTCGCACGGGGAAGCCATGAAGAGATCGACGTCTTCCCCGAGACGCCTTGCAACAACAAGCTGGCAGGAAACGTCGTGGATCTCTGTCCCGTGGGCGCCCTGTGCAGCAAAGATTTCTTGTATAAGAAGCGCGTTTGGTGGCTCAAGCATGCCGACGGCATTTGCACTGGTTGCTCGACCGGATGCAGCGTTCATATCGATCAAAACGAAGACAAAGTGTATCGATTGCGACCACGTGAGAACCCGCTTGCCCAAGGGCACTTCATGTGCGACGAGGGACGGTTCGGATTCAAGTACATCCATGATGAACGCCGCATCCTCGCTCCTAAGGTCTCCAAGGCGAACGCTGGTGCAGCGAATGGTTCCTCTGTTGCCAGTTCGACCGCGTTCGGCGGAGCGGGAACCCAATTCGCGGATCCATGGAAAGATGTTCTTGCAACCACTCGATCCAAAATCAAGGAAGCGATCAAAACCGACGCGAGAGGATTCGTGGCCGTTCTATCGCCCTTCATGACGGTTGAAGAGGCATATTTACTGGCGTCCTACTTGAAGCAGCTGGATGCGCGGGTGCGATTGGTAATGGGTCCAGTTCCAATGATTGGTTCCGATGACATGTATCCGAAAGGGCCGAAGGGAGAGGCCCCGGAAGCCGGAAAGGTCAAGTTCACCATCCGTGCCGAGAAGTGCCCGAATCGATTGGGAGTGGAGGCGATTCTTCGGCATTTCGAAGGCGAGGTCATTTCGGTGGCACAAGTCGCAGCGAAGGCAGACGCAACCGCTTGGTATTTCGTCGGTGGCTATCAGCATGGCTGGGTAACCGAGTCCATCGATCGGGGAGTCGGGAGCCCATCCCTTCTGATCGTCCAAGACCTTTTCCCGTCACCGCTGAGCGAGCGTGCAGACATTGTTTTGCCATCAGGAAGCTTCGCGGAACGCGAGGGTACCTATGTCAACCACAGCGGACTAGCGCAAGCGGTCCACGCGGCGATTCGCTCCCCAGGGGACGCGAGAGCCGACAGTCGCATCCTAATGGAGTTGACGGAGCGAACCGGTCTGTTCCATGCGACTACCCTTCGAAAGGAGATCGGAAAAGCGATTCGAACCCTTTCGGCGCTCAGCGCAGGGGATCTCGGAGAGCACGGAGTCAAGATGGGTGTGGCAGCCAAGGAAGCCGTAATGGCTTAG
- the nuoH gene encoding NADH-quinone oxidoreductase subunit NuoH, which translates to MDLYQTLTDMWPSLWPTLAAIGVILAFVPVLGLYMTFIERKIAAYVQDRVGPNRVGPFGLFQAIADGIKIFLKEQIIPDHVYTFLYFVAPTISLMTAMFALVVMPFGPVPVDYKEGFRFVVAPGIDTGIIFMFAISSLSAYGIILGGWASNNKYSLYGAIRSCAQFISYEIPLGLSIIGVIAISGSLNLEKIVATQGGSIWDWNVFWQPLAFIVFFTSALAETNRLPFDLPECEQELVGGFHTEYGGIKFVLFFLAEYTHIVTVSFLTALLFLGGWHFPGLTGPVDASLGGMLLRTFVLVAKVGGVVAFIMLLRWALPRFRFDQLMGLAWKGLIPLGLINLVLVAIVLTLELPKHLLAGTALLLFVAAVFSSYQLQRSMNQNANARRLNQGVQGVSA; encoded by the coding sequence ATGGATTTGTACCAGACCTTAACCGACATGTGGCCGTCGCTCTGGCCAACGTTAGCGGCGATCGGCGTGATCCTCGCGTTCGTCCCAGTCCTGGGGCTCTACATGACGTTCATCGAACGGAAGATTGCAGCTTATGTGCAAGATCGTGTGGGACCAAACCGGGTCGGTCCATTCGGTTTGTTCCAAGCCATTGCGGACGGGATCAAGATCTTTCTGAAGGAACAGATCATTCCCGACCACGTCTACACCTTCTTGTACTTTGTCGCTCCCACGATCAGTTTGATGACAGCCATGTTCGCATTGGTCGTCATGCCCTTTGGGCCTGTTCCGGTCGACTACAAAGAGGGGTTCCGATTCGTCGTCGCTCCAGGCATCGATACCGGAATCATTTTCATGTTCGCCATCAGTTCGTTATCCGCGTATGGGATCATTCTGGGCGGTTGGGCTTCCAACAACAAGTACTCGCTTTACGGTGCGATTCGTTCTTGTGCTCAGTTCATCAGCTATGAAATTCCGCTTGGGCTTTCCATCATCGGTGTGATCGCAATTTCCGGATCGTTGAATTTGGAGAAGATTGTCGCGACGCAAGGTGGATCGATCTGGGACTGGAACGTCTTTTGGCAACCGCTGGCATTCATCGTTTTCTTTACCAGTGCATTGGCCGAAACAAACCGCCTCCCCTTCGATTTGCCCGAATGCGAGCAGGAACTCGTCGGCGGTTTCCACACCGAATACGGCGGAATCAAATTTGTGCTCTTTTTCTTGGCGGAGTACACCCACATTGTTACGGTGAGCTTCCTCACGGCCCTCTTGTTCTTGGGAGGATGGCATTTCCCGGGATTGACCGGTCCGGTGGATGCTTCTTTAGGAGGAATGTTGCTTCGTACGTTCGTACTGGTAGCAAAAGTAGGTGGCGTGGTTGCATTCATTATGCTCCTCCGATGGGCCCTGCCTCGGTTTCGATTTGACCAACTCATGGGTCTGGCTTGGAAAGGCCTCATTCCCCTCGGATTGATCAATTTGGTCTTGGTGGCCATCGTGTTAACCCTAGAGCTGCCTAAGCACTTGCTCGCTGGAACCGCGTTGCTTCTTTTCGTCGCCGCCGTGTTCAGCAGTTACCAATTGCAGCGATCCATGAATCAAAACGCGAATGCCCGGCGATTGAACCAAGGCGTACAAGGAGTTTCGGCATGA
- the nuoK gene encoding NADH-quinone oxidoreductase subunit NuoK, translated as MNDSIMLSLLVFAGVLFSLGFVGFLTRRSLILMFLSLEMMLAGVSINLITFAKHHGNFQGQVMSIMVLSIAACEAAIALALVVSLYRRKATLDVKEWDELSETIVPDEPELLTKISHTEMHFPTLTPSGLDPMQSPIPADYKAEIGAVNVSSDKKSETVTHA; from the coding sequence ATGAACGATTCCATCATGTTGAGTTTGTTGGTCTTCGCGGGTGTATTGTTCTCGCTAGGATTCGTAGGTTTTCTAACCCGTCGCTCCCTGATCCTCATGTTCCTGTCGCTGGAAATGATGTTGGCAGGAGTGAGCATCAATTTGATCACGTTCGCCAAGCACCACGGAAATTTCCAAGGCCAAGTGATGTCGATCATGGTCCTTTCGATCGCCGCATGTGAAGCGGCCATTGCTCTCGCGCTGGTCGTATCGTTGTACCGACGCAAAGCGACTTTGGACGTGAAGGAATGGGACGAATTGAGTGAAACCATCGTCCCTGATGAACCGGAGTTGCTAACGAAGATTTCACACACAGAAATGCACTTCCCAACCTTGACCCCCTCTGGATTGGATCCAATGCAATCTCCCATTCCCGCCGACTATAAAGCGGAAATCGGTGCCGTGAACGTTTCATCGGACAAGAAGTCGGAGACGGTAACCCATGCCTAG
- a CDS encoding NuoM family protein: MNYLIPFTILFPLAAGIAIFVAGSRGKGMAPVGVVATGITLLLSILIVYQTFEGLESERTASAPVIPAISYSPDWMKIDLPISISGEQVHWKLGFGADGIGALMVFLTGLVFAAASVFALGQIKHRVHQYLALLLVTESLLLGVFLAMDLVTFYIFFEAVLLPLMMLINGWGDPKLALKASRKFLLFTLAGSVPMVIGFIGLALQANGQGMPSGVDFQSLSAFALQQQENALEVGPVLLNDYVGRQSWIVWLLLLGFGIKLAVLPLHTWLPSTYAVSHPNTTAVIASVVAKLGVFGIVRVVLPLTPMGLAFEAQMLFGTLGAVAIVYGALVALSQTDLRKVFAYSSISHMGFITVGLMSLNMDGISGAAIQMFNHGVITCSMFLILGLLEQRRSGLNFRMEDLGMAALYPRIAVLLVFFTLAGAGLPGLNGFVGELLAMMGMTRVSAAITAVAVLGTVLGAWYGLRIVQRLLFGSDGAGRSKNAEDVTTDCNASELATLVCMALLCLYIGVRPAGPMKMIESDVKRLVKVTEPASKKAHPQMDTLAQSPSN; encoded by the coding sequence ATGAACTATCTCATTCCATTCACCATCCTGTTCCCACTCGCCGCGGGCATTGCCATTTTCGTGGCGGGCTCGAGAGGCAAGGGAATGGCTCCTGTTGGAGTCGTAGCGACGGGCATCACGCTGTTGCTGAGTATCTTGATCGTCTACCAAACTTTTGAAGGACTCGAGTCAGAGCGGACTGCGTCTGCTCCCGTGATCCCTGCGATTTCGTATTCACCCGATTGGATGAAGATCGATTTGCCAATCTCGATTTCGGGTGAGCAAGTCCATTGGAAGCTTGGCTTCGGGGCAGATGGGATCGGCGCATTGATGGTCTTTCTGACCGGGCTTGTCTTTGCCGCGGCAAGCGTTTTCGCATTGGGTCAGATCAAGCATCGTGTGCATCAATACCTCGCACTTCTGTTGGTAACGGAATCGCTCCTGCTCGGAGTCTTCCTCGCCATGGACCTTGTGACTTTCTACATCTTTTTCGAAGCGGTACTCCTTCCCTTGATGATGTTGATCAACGGCTGGGGCGATCCGAAACTGGCATTGAAAGCATCTCGTAAATTCTTGTTGTTCACGCTGGCAGGAAGCGTGCCGATGGTGATCGGATTCATCGGTCTCGCATTGCAGGCCAACGGTCAAGGGATGCCTTCCGGTGTTGATTTTCAATCGCTTTCGGCGTTTGCGTTGCAGCAGCAAGAAAATGCACTCGAAGTAGGGCCCGTTTTGCTCAACGACTATGTTGGAAGACAAAGCTGGATTGTTTGGCTTTTGCTCCTCGGGTTCGGCATCAAGCTCGCGGTATTACCTTTACACACATGGTTGCCTTCCACCTACGCCGTTTCCCATCCGAATACTACCGCTGTCATCGCTTCGGTGGTGGCAAAGCTGGGAGTCTTTGGGATCGTTCGCGTCGTCCTGCCGCTGACACCGATGGGGTTGGCCTTTGAAGCGCAGATGCTTTTCGGGACGCTGGGAGCGGTCGCGATCGTCTACGGGGCGTTAGTTGCCTTGTCCCAAACCGACCTCCGCAAAGTGTTCGCGTACAGTTCGATCAGCCACATGGGCTTTATTACGGTTGGTTTGATGAGCCTCAACATGGATGGCATTTCGGGTGCAGCGATCCAAATGTTCAACCATGGTGTGATTACCTGCTCCATGTTTTTGATCCTTGGATTGCTCGAACAACGTCGCAGCGGTTTGAATTTCCGCATGGAAGATTTGGGAATGGCGGCGTTGTACCCTCGCATCGCTGTTCTGCTTGTCTTCTTCACTCTTGCGGGAGCGGGACTGCCAGGCCTTAACGGGTTTGTCGGCGAGTTGCTGGCGATGATGGGAATGACGCGTGTGAGCGCGGCGATCACAGCGGTCGCAGTACTCGGAACCGTCTTGGGGGCTTGGTATGGTCTCCGCATTGTCCAACGGCTTCTTTTCGGCAGCGACGGCGCGGGCCGCTCTAAGAATGCGGAGGACGTAACAACCGATTGCAATGCCAGCGAGTTGGCAACCTTGGTCTGCATGGCACTGCTTTGCCTCTATATCGGTGTAAGACCAGCAGGTCCGATGAAGATGATCGAATCGGATGTGAAGCGATTGGTAAAGGTGACGGAACCTGCATCCAAAAAAGCTCACCCGCAAATGGATACCCTAGCCCAGAGCCCGTCGAACTAG
- a CDS encoding NuoI/complex I 23 kDa subunit family protein, giving the protein MTTKREKTVKWGEEPKIGWVEAMYLPAVMSGVATAVRHAFSGKPMTRQYPEVEPEIPPNYRGVHRLNRDEAGRVKCVACYMCQTACPANCIEIIAAPALKDDPHWKDRDKYPATFTIDELRCIYCGMCEEACPVDAIELTSIYDLTGLSREEMVFDKEKLLSVFDKTVQSGKDPVRTHRGSLGPASEEAQTASQGPPPPGRGRHG; this is encoded by the coding sequence ATGACGACCAAACGCGAGAAGACAGTCAAGTGGGGGGAAGAGCCCAAGATTGGTTGGGTCGAAGCCATGTACTTACCGGCAGTCATGTCGGGGGTCGCAACGGCGGTTCGTCACGCTTTTTCGGGTAAGCCCATGACACGGCAGTATCCCGAAGTCGAGCCGGAAATCCCCCCCAACTATAGAGGGGTACATCGACTCAACCGAGATGAAGCGGGGCGAGTGAAATGCGTAGCATGCTACATGTGCCAAACCGCTTGCCCGGCCAACTGTATCGAGATTATCGCCGCGCCTGCACTCAAGGACGATCCCCACTGGAAGGATCGCGACAAGTATCCGGCTACGTTCACTATCGATGAGCTCCGTTGCATTTACTGCGGCATGTGCGAGGAAGCTTGTCCGGTCGATGCGATTGAGCTGACGAGCATCTACGATCTGACGGGTCTATCCCGTGAGGAAATGGTCTTCGACAAGGAAAAGCTTTTATCCGTCTTTGACAAAACGGTTCAGAGCGGAAAGGATCCGGTTCGCACCCATCGGGGCTCGCTAGGACCGGCATCCGAAGAGGCTCAGACGGCTTCGCAAGGCCCCCCACCTCCCGGTCGTGGCCGACATGGCTAG